In a genomic window of Pontibacter liquoris:
- a CDS encoding DUF2809 domain-containing protein, whose protein sequence is MVTWSKIKYAITVVVIIILGLCSRKFSDQLPFFVADNSGDMLWAAMVYFGFRCIFTTKSLPWAFGASLLFSYVIEFSQLYQVDWINEIRHTTLGALVLGKGFLWVDLLRYLLGITIAYLADLFLWKNRETTIL, encoded by the coding sequence ATGGTGACCTGGTCCAAAATCAAGTATGCGATTACGGTAGTTGTCATCATCATCCTGGGCCTTTGCTCCAGAAAGTTCTCTGATCAGTTACCATTTTTTGTGGCAGACAATAGTGGTGACATGCTCTGGGCTGCCATGGTATACTTTGGTTTCCGCTGCATATTTACAACCAAAAGTTTGCCCTGGGCTTTTGGCGCTAGTTTGCTCTTCAGTTACGTGATAGAATTTAGTCAGCTTTACCAGGTTGATTGGATCAATGAAATTAGACATACTACCCTGGGTGCACTGGTTTTGGGAAAAGGTTTCTTATGGGTCGATCTGCTTCGCTACTTGCTCGGCATAACGATAGCTTATCTTGCTGATCTGTTTTTGTGGAAGAACAGGGAAACTACAATACTATAA
- a CDS encoding nuclear transport factor 2 family protein yields MHKTAIQTSIENYINAYNSFDVAGMMALLHPEIAFENISNGEVTLSIKGIANFKQQAEEATRYFTTREQKITQLTIKDDSAEALIAYTAILAHDLPNGIKAGDKLELEGRSVFTFRDGKIIRLQDYS; encoded by the coding sequence ATGCACAAAACTGCGATTCAAACAAGTATAGAGAACTACATTAACGCTTACAACAGCTTTGATGTGGCAGGCATGATGGCGCTGCTGCACCCGGAAATTGCATTTGAGAACATCTCGAACGGAGAAGTAACGCTAAGTATAAAAGGCATAGCCAACTTTAAACAGCAGGCCGAAGAAGCCACGCGGTATTTTACCACACGCGAGCAAAAGATCACGCAGCTAACGATAAAAGATGACAGTGCCGAAGCATTGATCGCTTATACTGCTATACTTGCCCACGATCTGCCAAACGGAATTAAAGCAGGCGATAAACTGGAGCTGGAAGGAAGGTCTGTTTTTACGTTCAGAGATGGGAAGATAATCCGGCTGCAGGATTATAGCTAG
- a CDS encoding SMP-30/gluconolactonase/LRE family protein gives MPGRNTPGTWFIFNFNDAFMQLAFNAKYSILLGISLLGIAAFSCKTTGNTQPISEVTTRRGSIGQTDDASQAARQLIAPGATPQLVSRQFGFTEGPTADKQGNVFFTDQPNNKIWKYGTDGKLSVFLDKAGRANGLYFDNKGNLLACADEQNQLWAISPEGKVTVLVTDYLGQHLNGPNDVWAAPGGGIYFTDPYYQRDYWKRQAPEIEGEKVYFLASPQSKPVVAAADLVKPNGLVGTPDGRYLYIADIGDNKTYRYTIAADGTLTGRQLFVAQGSDGMTIDSQGNIYLAGNGITVYDPAGTQLTHIPIQANWTANLCFGGQDRKTLFITASEAIYTLQMNVQGVQ, from the coding sequence TTGCCTGGGAGGAATACGCCGGGCACCTGGTTCATTTTTAACTTTAATGATGCGTTTATGCAGCTTGCCTTTAATGCCAAGTATAGCATCCTGCTGGGAATAAGTCTTTTGGGGATTGCCGCCTTTTCGTGCAAAACTACCGGCAACACGCAACCCATATCCGAAGTAACTACCCGCCGGGGCAGTATTGGGCAGACAGATGACGCCAGCCAGGCAGCCAGGCAACTTATTGCACCGGGTGCAACGCCGCAACTAGTTTCCCGGCAGTTCGGCTTTACCGAAGGCCCCACTGCCGATAAACAAGGCAACGTGTTTTTCACGGATCAGCCAAACAATAAAATCTGGAAGTATGGCACTGATGGCAAACTGTCTGTTTTCCTGGACAAGGCAGGCCGGGCTAATGGCTTATACTTCGACAACAAAGGTAACCTGCTAGCCTGTGCTGATGAACAGAATCAACTGTGGGCTATCTCGCCGGAAGGCAAGGTTACGGTGCTGGTAACTGATTACCTGGGCCAGCACCTGAACGGGCCCAACGATGTATGGGCAGCTCCCGGCGGTGGCATTTATTTTACCGACCCCTATTACCAGCGGGACTACTGGAAGCGGCAGGCTCCCGAAATAGAAGGAGAGAAGGTGTACTTTCTGGCAAGCCCGCAGAGTAAGCCCGTGGTGGCAGCCGCCGACCTAGTAAAGCCCAACGGGCTGGTAGGCACGCCTGACGGTCGTTACCTGTATATCGCTGATATCGGAGACAATAAAACCTACAGGTATACGATTGCGGCAGACGGTACATTAACCGGGCGGCAGCTGTTTGTGGCGCAGGGCTCTGATGGCATGACGATCGATAGTCAGGGAAATATTTACCTGGCCGGAAACGGCATCACCGTGTATGATCCGGCTGGCACGCAGCTCACGCATATTCCTATCCAAGCCAACTGGACAGCAAACCTTTGCTTTGGCGGCCAAGATCGGAAAACACTGTTCATCACCGCTTCAGAAGCTATTTATACTTTGCAGATGAACGTGCAGGGGGTGCAGTAA
- a CDS encoding DUF58 domain-containing protein: MKTPLTLADIQKFGNMEFLARQLVEGFITGLHQSPYHGFSVEFSEHRLYNSGESTRHIDWKVYARTDKLFVKRFEEETNLRCHLLLDVSPSMYYPTETNGKITFSALCAAALATLLRKQRDAVGLVTFSDKVELQTPVRSTASHLHTLLLLLQKQLDQKPTAQGTNVADVVHLIAQQIPKRSLVVIFSDMLSRYDDSDAVFTALQHLRHQNHEVLIFHVMDRRTEEEFDFAERPYVFVDVETGQELKLQPSQVRDHYKAAVESYKRELALKCGQYKIDFVPVDISEPFDKVLYSYLVKRAKVR, encoded by the coding sequence ATGAAAACGCCGCTGACACTTGCCGACATACAGAAATTCGGGAACATGGAGTTTCTGGCGCGGCAGCTCGTAGAAGGCTTTATCACCGGGCTTCACCAATCACCCTACCATGGTTTTTCGGTGGAGTTTTCGGAACACCGCCTGTACAACAGTGGAGAGAGCACCCGCCATATCGATTGGAAAGTATACGCCCGCACCGACAAGCTTTTTGTGAAGCGCTTCGAGGAAGAGACCAACCTGCGTTGCCACCTGCTGCTCGATGTGTCGCCCTCGATGTATTATCCCACCGAAACGAACGGCAAAATTACCTTCAGTGCTTTGTGTGCTGCCGCACTGGCAACTCTGCTGCGCAAGCAACGCGATGCAGTTGGGCTGGTCACGTTCTCGGATAAAGTAGAGTTGCAGACGCCCGTTCGCTCCACAGCCTCGCATTTGCATACCTTGTTGCTCTTGCTGCAAAAGCAACTGGACCAGAAGCCCACCGCCCAAGGCACCAACGTGGCTGATGTGGTACACCTAATCGCCCAACAAATTCCAAAGCGCTCGCTGGTCGTGATTTTCAGCGACATGCTTAGCCGCTACGACGACAGCGATGCCGTATTTACAGCCCTCCAACACCTCCGGCATCAGAACCATGAGGTGCTCATTTTTCATGTGATGGACCGCCGGACAGAGGAGGAATTTGATTTTGCCGAGCGCCCGTACGTGTTTGTGGATGTGGAGACAGGGCAGGAGCTAAAGCTGCAACCCTCGCAGGTACGCGATCACTACAAAGCGGCCGTAGAAAGCTACAAGCGTGAGCTGGCCCTAAAGTGCGGCCAGTATAAAATAGATTTTGTGCCTGTAGATATCAGCGAGCCATTCGACAAGGTGCTGTACAGTTACCTGGTAAAGCGGGCGAAAGTACGGTAA
- a CDS encoding septal ring lytic transglycosylase RlpA family protein, with the protein MNLCSLLLVLVLSFLSGNTTTNYTAKGKASYYADRMHGQRTASGARYDKTKLTAAHASLPYNTKVLVTNLANGKTVVVTINDRMARNRHNIIDLSKAAAKELDIIRAGYGSVSITLVDNATPEQQDTPAAVSE; encoded by the coding sequence ATGAATTTATGTTCACTTTTACTAGTACTCGTTCTCTCGTTCTTGTCGGGTAACACCACTACAAATTACACGGCCAAAGGCAAAGCCTCCTATTATGCCGACCGCATGCATGGCCAGCGCACAGCTAGCGGCGCCCGCTACGACAAAACAAAATTAACAGCCGCGCATGCCTCGCTTCCTTATAACACAAAGGTGCTGGTAACCAACCTGGCCAATGGCAAAACCGTGGTGGTAACCATTAACGACCGCATGGCGCGCAATCGCCACAACATCATCGACCTGTCGAAGGCAGCAGCCAAAGAGCTCGACATTATCCGCGCAGGGTATGGATCAGTAAGTATAACCCTGGTGGATAATGCCACCCCGGAGCAACAAGACACGCCTGCAGCCGTTTCAGAGTAG
- a CDS encoding GNAT family N-acetyltransferase, giving the protein MKFDMQPLLENDQVILLPLQESDFEELYAVAANPKIWEQHPNKDRWKKDVFQTFFDGAMQSKGAYKVIEKATGKVAGSTRMYDYNAQDNSILIGYTFYGTEYWGKGVNHAVKVLLLDYLFQFVSQVSFHIGATNVRSQIAIGRLGARKVGEQEVAYFGESPKLNYIYQIEKAEWLAN; this is encoded by the coding sequence ATGAAATTTGATATGCAACCGCTATTAGAGAATGACCAGGTAATACTACTTCCCTTACAGGAAAGTGATTTTGAAGAACTGTACGCGGTGGCAGCAAACCCGAAGATCTGGGAGCAGCATCCAAACAAAGATCGTTGGAAGAAAGATGTTTTTCAAACCTTTTTCGACGGCGCCATGCAGAGCAAAGGGGCTTATAAAGTTATTGAGAAGGCCACTGGTAAAGTTGCGGGGAGTACCCGCATGTATGATTACAATGCCCAGGACAATAGTATACTGATCGGGTATACTTTTTATGGTACCGAGTATTGGGGCAAAGGCGTCAACCATGCTGTTAAAGTACTGCTGTTGGATTACCTTTTCCAGTTCGTTTCCCAGGTGAGCTTTCATATCGGAGCAACCAACGTGCGCTCTCAAATAGCTATCGGACGGTTAGGTGCCCGGAAAGTTGGCGAACAGGAAGTGGCTTATTTTGGCGAATCCCCGAAGTTAAATTATATCTACCAGATTGAAAAAGCGGAATGGCTTGCAAACTAA
- the ychF gene encoding redox-regulated ATPase YchF: MGLRCGIVGLPNVGKSTLFNAISNAKAESANYPFCTIEPNVGVITVPDERLTILEELVHPERVLPTVIEFVDIAGLVKGASKGEGLGNKFLANIREVDAIIHVVRCFEDENIVHVDGKVNPIADKEIIDTELQLKDLESIDKKLQKVLRSAKAGDAKAKKEQASLEKYKAHLEAGLNARSLDVNEDDLEAVEDLKLLTAKPVIYAANVDENSMIEGNQFSKTLADHVKNENAQVVLISASIEAQIAELTDPEEKEMFLAEYGLKESGLNKLIRASYELLNLITYFTAGVKEVRAWTIEKGWKAPAAAGVIHSDFEKGFIRAEVIKLEDYQQYGTEAKIKEAGKMAVEGKDYVVKDGDIMHFRFNV, translated from the coding sequence ATGGGATTAAGATGCGGCATCGTAGGACTGCCAAACGTAGGTAAGTCTACTTTATTTAACGCTATTTCTAACGCCAAGGCAGAGTCTGCCAACTACCCTTTCTGTACCATCGAGCCCAACGTGGGGGTAATTACCGTACCCGACGAGCGCCTGACGATACTAGAAGAACTGGTGCACCCGGAGCGTGTGCTGCCCACTGTGATCGAGTTCGTAGATATTGCCGGCCTGGTAAAAGGCGCCAGCAAAGGCGAGGGCCTGGGCAATAAGTTCCTGGCGAACATCCGCGAGGTGGATGCCATCATTCACGTGGTGCGCTGCTTTGAAGATGAGAACATTGTGCACGTAGATGGCAAAGTAAACCCCATTGCTGATAAAGAGATCATCGATACCGAGCTGCAGCTGAAAGACCTGGAGTCGATCGATAAGAAATTGCAGAAAGTGCTGCGCTCCGCAAAAGCCGGCGATGCAAAAGCAAAGAAAGAACAGGCGAGCCTGGAGAAGTATAAAGCGCACCTGGAAGCCGGTCTGAATGCCCGCAGCCTGGACGTGAACGAGGACGACCTGGAAGCAGTGGAAGACCTGAAATTGCTGACAGCCAAACCGGTGATTTACGCAGCTAACGTGGACGAAAACTCCATGATAGAAGGTAACCAGTTCTCCAAAACGCTGGCAGACCATGTAAAGAACGAAAATGCGCAGGTGGTGCTGATCTCGGCCTCGATCGAAGCACAGATCGCGGAGCTTACCGATCCGGAGGAAAAGGAGATGTTTTTGGCAGAATATGGCCTGAAAGAATCCGGACTGAATAAGCTGATCCGCGCCTCTTACGAGCTCCTCAACCTGATCACCTACTTTACCGCCGGCGTGAAAGAAGTACGCGCCTGGACGATTGAAAAAGGTTGGAAAGCGCCTGCCGCCGCCGGTGTGATCCACTCTGATTTCGAGAAAGGCTTTATCCGCGCCGAGGTAATTAAGCTGGAAGATTACCAGCAATATGGCACCGAAGCCAAGATAAAAGAAGCCGGTAAAATGGCCGTAGAAGGCAAAGACTACGTGGTAAAAGACGGCGACATCATGCACTTCCGTTTCAACGTGTAA
- a CDS encoding TapB family protein: protein MPVPIEEVVPLQVGNKWVYQVTAYDTSGSPLSTSSFIRSVLKDTIIQKSTWYILNNGSIVQNSAEGYVYYNTAGKQPVLIYQGPDYGGIGYMYKYPQYDLWVLTTRTNKLNTVATAAGTFDSYLFKIDNQRTYHTNISVFSMKQDDYVAPGMGLIRSDTYYTDSDKIMKRQELVSYTFR from the coding sequence ATGCCTGTACCAATTGAGGAAGTTGTCCCGCTACAAGTCGGAAACAAATGGGTGTACCAGGTAACGGCGTATGATACCAGCGGCAGTCCTTTGTCTACTAGCTCGTTTATAAGATCTGTTCTGAAAGATACCATTATACAGAAGAGTACGTGGTACATTCTGAATAACGGTAGCATTGTTCAGAACAGCGCGGAGGGTTATGTATATTACAACACAGCCGGTAAACAGCCCGTCCTGATTTACCAGGGCCCCGATTACGGTGGTATTGGCTACATGTATAAATATCCCCAATACGACCTGTGGGTACTTACCACAAGAACGAACAAGCTGAACACAGTAGCCACTGCTGCCGGAACGTTCGATAGTTACCTTTTCAAAATAGATAATCAGCGCACGTATCACACAAACATTTCGGTGTTTAGCATGAAACAGGATGATTATGTGGCACCAGGGATGGGACTCATCCGATCAGATACATACTATACTGATTCAGATAAAATAATGAAGAGGCAGGAATTGGTAAGTTATACGTTCCGGTAA
- a CDS encoding sigma-54-dependent transcriptional regulator produces the protein MEEQNLGRILVIDDNEDVLFSAKMLLRKHAREVVMEKNPKKIPFLLSNEDFDLILLDMNFTEDTSSGQEGFYWLKEILKYDPSAVVVMITAFGDVEMAVRALKEGATDFVLKPWQNEKLLATLSSAAKLRKSYKEVDQLKEVNRSLTAELNSPQTVLTGQSMAMHQLFSMIDKVARTDADILLLGENGTGKEVIARTIHQRSSRADKVFVTVDMGAVTESLFESELFGHKKGAFTDAKEDRIGRIEAANGGTLFLDEIGNLSLAMQAKLLTVLQRREVIRVGTNKPIPVNVRLISATNMPLKEMVQRNDFRQDLLYRINTVELHLPPLRQRLEDIPVFAEHFLATYAQKYKQPVKHLGASGLERLRRYNWPGNVRELQHVLERASIMSDNRTLEADDFFFLAEHEPPALTAEPNNAQSLDLDELERETVLRALQKHEGNISKAAKELGLSRGALYRRLEKYEL, from the coding sequence ATGGAAGAACAGAATTTAGGGCGCATCCTGGTCATCGATGACAACGAGGACGTGCTGTTTTCGGCAAAGATGCTGCTGCGCAAACACGCCCGGGAAGTGGTGATGGAAAAGAACCCGAAAAAGATCCCGTTCCTGCTTTCCAACGAAGACTTTGACCTGATTCTGCTCGACATGAATTTTACCGAAGATACTTCAAGCGGGCAGGAAGGCTTTTACTGGCTCAAGGAGATCCTCAAGTATGATCCTTCGGCGGTGGTGGTGATGATCACGGCTTTCGGGGATGTGGAGATGGCGGTGCGGGCCCTGAAGGAAGGCGCCACCGATTTTGTGCTCAAGCCCTGGCAAAACGAAAAACTGCTGGCTACGCTTTCCTCGGCTGCCAAACTGCGCAAATCCTACAAGGAAGTAGATCAGCTGAAGGAAGTGAACCGCTCGCTCACTGCCGAGCTCAACTCGCCGCAAACGGTTCTTACCGGACAGAGTATGGCCATGCACCAGCTTTTTTCCATGATTGATAAAGTGGCCCGGACCGATGCCGATATTTTGCTGCTGGGCGAGAACGGAACCGGCAAGGAAGTAATTGCCCGCACCATCCACCAGCGTTCTTCCCGCGCCGATAAAGTTTTTGTGACTGTGGACATGGGCGCTGTGACCGAATCGTTGTTTGAGAGTGAGCTGTTCGGACACAAAAAAGGCGCGTTTACCGATGCTAAAGAAGACCGCATCGGCCGCATAGAAGCGGCCAATGGCGGCACGCTGTTCCTGGATGAGATCGGCAACCTGTCGCTGGCTATGCAGGCCAAATTGCTGACTGTATTGCAGCGGCGCGAAGTGATCCGGGTAGGCACCAACAAACCCATTCCGGTTAATGTTCGCCTGATCAGCGCCACCAACATGCCCCTGAAAGAGATGGTGCAGCGCAACGACTTTCGCCAGGATCTGCTTTACCGCATTAACACCGTAGAGCTGCATTTACCGCCCCTGCGCCAGCGGCTGGAGGATATTCCGGTTTTTGCGGAGCATTTTCTGGCAACCTACGCCCAGAAGTATAAACAGCCGGTAAAACACCTGGGCGCTTCGGGGCTGGAGAGATTGCGTCGCTACAACTGGCCGGGCAATGTGCGCGAGCTGCAGCATGTGCTCGAGCGCGCCTCGATCATGAGCGACAACCGCACACTCGAAGCGGACGATTTCTTTTTCCTGGCCGAACACGAACCACCTGCTTTAACAGCGGAACCTAACAATGCGCAGAGCCTGGACCTGGATGAGCTGGAACGGGAAACGGTGCTGCGCGCGCTGCAAAAACACGAAGGCAATATTTCCAAAGCAGCCAAAGAGCTGGGCTTATCGCGTGGCGCCCTCTACCGACGACTGGAGAAGTATGAGCTTTAG
- a CDS encoding DUF5103 domain-containing protein, with protein sequence MLKRTTYTYLIAAALAFGAVACVPVEQQGQSSGSSAAGVQNELRYEDYIYADNIKSVQAYRASGTPQEVLQPPVIAIDQSQPILLEFDRLNTGPQRLIAKLVHCNADWTPSGLNETQYLSTFNEFFITDVQNSVNTRIPYVHYRFRVPRVKLSGNYLLVVSEEGGNLLLTRRLLVYQNGVVVAAKLGPPVGPGGRETRQPVEFNVFYPDFPIVNPTVDVKAVMRQNYRWDNAKSYRPTYVRDDQRRLEYVFFDPKDQFKGLSEFRVFDTRSLNFNDVGVQGINLQANPIEVNLEPDKSRQNAVYSQDPDINGQRIFGNKQYGNGEVNGDYTWVDFELNAPEAVPGPVYVLGALTDWRLQNDAKLTYDAARGVYAGRLLLKQGYYNYYYTLKPANAVATDESYFEGSHFETDNNYDILIYYRPPGTRADLLVGYQELFFNRK encoded by the coding sequence ATGTTGAAAAGAACAACCTATACTTATCTGATCGCTGCGGCACTGGCCTTTGGCGCAGTAGCCTGCGTCCCCGTCGAGCAGCAGGGGCAATCGTCGGGCAGCAGTGCCGCAGGCGTGCAGAACGAACTGCGGTACGAGGATTATATCTATGCCGATAACATCAAATCGGTGCAGGCTTACCGCGCTTCCGGCACGCCGCAGGAAGTGCTGCAGCCGCCGGTTATTGCGATAGACCAATCGCAGCCGATTCTGCTTGAGTTTGACCGATTAAACACAGGCCCGCAGCGGCTTATCGCCAAACTGGTGCACTGCAATGCCGACTGGACACCTTCCGGCCTGAACGAAACGCAATACCTTTCTACATTTAACGAGTTCTTTATTACTGATGTGCAGAACTCAGTGAACACGCGCATCCCTTACGTGCATTACCGCTTCCGGGTGCCCCGTGTAAAACTGAGTGGCAATTACCTGCTGGTGGTGTCGGAAGAAGGCGGGAACCTGCTGCTCACGCGCCGCCTGCTGGTATACCAGAACGGCGTAGTGGTTGCAGCAAAACTGGGCCCACCCGTAGGGCCGGGTGGCCGGGAAACAAGGCAGCCGGTGGAGTTCAACGTTTTTTATCCTGATTTCCCCATCGTAAACCCTACTGTGGATGTAAAAGCTGTGATGCGCCAGAACTACCGCTGGGATAATGCCAAATCCTATCGCCCAACCTACGTGCGCGACGATCAGCGCCGGTTGGAGTACGTGTTCTTCGACCCCAAAGATCAGTTTAAAGGCCTGAGCGAGTTCCGCGTTTTTGATACACGTAGCCTCAACTTCAATGATGTGGGGGTGCAGGGCATCAACCTGCAGGCAAACCCGATAGAGGTGAACCTGGAGCCGGACAAAAGCCGCCAGAATGCCGTGTATAGCCAGGACCCGGACATAAATGGCCAGCGTATTTTTGGCAACAAGCAGTATGGCAATGGCGAAGTGAATGGCGATTATACCTGGGTGGATTTTGAGCTGAACGCTCCTGAAGCGGTACCGGGCCCGGTGTATGTATTGGGTGCCTTGACTGACTGGCGCCTGCAGAACGATGCCAAGCTCACCTATGATGCGGCTCGTGGCGTGTATGCGGGTCGGTTGTTGCTCAAGCAGGGCTACTATAACTACTACTACACGCTAAAACCTGCCAATGCCGTAGCAACCGACGAAAGTTACTTTGAAGGCAGCCACTTCGAGACGGACAACAACTACGATATTCTGATCTACTATCGTCCGCCCGGCACGCGTGCTGATTTGCTTGTAGGCTACCAGGAGCTTTTCTTTAACCGCAAGTAA
- a CDS encoding sensor histidine kinase, whose translation MSFRNYRLQLLLRVALLALSIYFFAALDFKPQYHSTLLGLGAFILLQVWLLARLQERTNKLFLRFLNYIKYDDFTELFHTKGEGRRQHELASRLNEVMLKFREVRAEKEANMLYFEAIVQHIGIGIITYKPDGSILLLNNAARKLLRISQAQQLRELALVSPELAQSLHQLKHGEKVLVPVRQEGEQANLSVHVMELSLLGDRIRLASLQNIQRELEEKEMEAWHNLIKVLTHEIMNSVTPIASLSASASEEISSFTETQTEEVTLLREELADIGQCLQTISRRSDGLIRFVSDFRNLTTLSEPQITRFNASKLLHEIKLLMREQLAARQVKLQVEVPSESLLLAADRTMIEQVLINLVKNAMEAVQEQANAQIMLHAYLDERSRVSIEVADNGSGMTPEAMSKIFIPFFSTKNTGSGIGLSLSRQIMRLHKGTISVQSELGQGTRFVLRF comes from the coding sequence ATGAGCTTTAGAAACTACCGCCTGCAGCTGCTGTTGCGCGTGGCCTTGCTGGCCCTTTCTATTTATTTTTTTGCAGCGCTGGATTTTAAACCTCAATACCACAGCACGCTGCTAGGCCTGGGCGCTTTTATCCTGCTGCAGGTATGGCTGCTGGCTCGTTTGCAGGAGCGTACCAACAAGCTCTTCCTGCGCTTTCTAAATTACATTAAGTATGATGATTTTACGGAGCTCTTTCATACAAAAGGAGAGGGCAGAAGGCAGCACGAACTAGCCTCGCGGCTGAACGAGGTGATGCTGAAGTTCCGGGAAGTACGCGCCGAAAAGGAAGCGAACATGCTGTACTTTGAAGCAATTGTGCAGCATATCGGCATTGGTATTATCACCTATAAACCCGATGGAAGTATCCTTTTGCTTAACAACGCAGCCCGGAAACTGCTCCGCATCAGCCAGGCGCAGCAATTAAGGGAACTGGCCCTGGTAAGCCCGGAACTGGCGCAAAGCCTGCACCAGCTCAAGCACGGAGAGAAAGTGCTTGTGCCGGTGCGGCAGGAGGGAGAGCAGGCCAACTTATCGGTGCATGTCATGGAGCTCTCGCTGTTGGGCGACCGCATTCGGCTGGCCTCTCTCCAGAACATACAGCGCGAGCTGGAAGAAAAGGAGATGGAAGCCTGGCACAACCTGATCAAAGTACTGACCCACGAGATCATGAATTCCGTAACGCCCATCGCCTCGCTCTCGGCCAGTGCCTCCGAAGAGATCAGCAGCTTTACCGAAACGCAAACAGAAGAAGTAACGCTGCTGCGCGAAGAGCTCGCCGACATCGGGCAATGCCTGCAAACCATCAGCCGTCGCTCCGATGGCCTCATCCGGTTTGTAAGTGATTTCCGCAACCTGACCACCCTCTCCGAACCGCAGATTACCCGGTTTAATGCAAGTAAATTGCTACATGAAATCAAACTGCTGATGCGCGAGCAACTGGCCGCCAGACAGGTGAAACTGCAGGTAGAAGTACCCTCGGAAAGCCTGCTGCTGGCCGCCGACAGAACCATGATTGAACAGGTGCTGATCAACTTGGTAAAAAATGCCATGGAAGCCGTGCAGGAGCAAGCAAATGCCCAAATTATGCTGCACGCCTACCTCGACGAGCGTAGCCGGGTAAGCATAGAAGTGGCCGATAATGGCTCCGGCATGACCCCAGAAGCGATGAGCAAGATCTTTATTCCTTTTTTCAGCACAAAGAATACCGGTTCCGGCATCGGGCTAAGCTTGTCCCGGCAAATTATGCGGCTGCATAAAGGCACTATCTCGGTACAGTCGGAGCTGGGACAGGGCACGCGCTTCGTACTGCGTTTCTGA
- a CDS encoding DUF3276 family protein encodes MEENNEKAEIYSQRVRAGKRTYFFDVKSTRSNDFYVTITESKRKFNDETFSYEKHKIFLYKEDFAKFMDALQGTIDHVKSELLTEEALAALEAPIAEAEVEVEVEATAETEASFDEELKWE; translated from the coding sequence GTGGAAGAGAACAACGAAAAAGCAGAAATTTATTCCCAAAGGGTAAGAGCCGGGAAGAGAACGTATTTCTTTGATGTGAAGTCAACTCGTTCTAACGACTTCTATGTGACCATTACGGAGAGCAAGCGCAAGTTCAACGACGAGACGTTCTCATATGAGAAGCACAAGATCTTTCTTTACAAAGAAGATTTTGCCAAGTTTATGGATGCGTTGCAGGGAACCATCGACCACGTTAAATCCGAGCTTTTGACAGAAGAAGCCTTGGCTGCACTGGAAGCCCCGATAGCTGAAGCAGAAGTGGAAGTAGAAGTAGAAGCCACCGCCGAAACAGAAGCCTCCTTTGATGAAGAACTGAAGTGGGAGTAA
- a CDS encoding OsmC family protein — protein MMRFIEKEGFVTVSADSTAPLVANVKAGTEKAVIDESGLATGTKSGPDPYDYILSALGACTVITLQMYATRKGWPLERAEVRLWHERIHPNDCEKSDDKDARLSHVTKKLKLYGNLTDEQRARLKVISAKCPVQKTLEGGIAITTKLEV, from the coding sequence ATGATGCGTTTTATAGAGAAAGAAGGCTTTGTAACGGTAAGTGCCGACAGCACAGCGCCGCTTGTAGCCAACGTAAAAGCCGGTACCGAAAAAGCTGTGATCGACGAATCCGGGTTGGCCACAGGTACCAAGTCAGGCCCGGATCCCTATGATTATATCCTGAGTGCGCTGGGTGCCTGTACGGTCATTACGCTGCAGATGTATGCTACGCGAAAAGGGTGGCCCCTGGAGCGCGCCGAGGTGAGGCTGTGGCACGAACGCATACACCCCAATGACTGTGAAAAGAGTGACGACAAAGATGCCCGCCTCAGCCACGTCACCAAGAAATTAAAGCTTTACGGCAACCTGACAGACGAGCAGCGCGCGCGCCTCAAGGTGATCTCCGCCAAATGCCCGGTGCAGAAAACGCTGGAAGGTGGCATTGCCATCACCACAAAACTCGAAGTATAA